In Modestobacter versicolor, a single genomic region encodes these proteins:
- a CDS encoding exodeoxyribonuclease III → MRLATWNVNSIRSRADRVEAWLQRSDVDVLALQETKCKDEQFPEERFRALGYDVVHVGHSQWNGVALLSRVGLTDVQVGFPGMPSWSSKEGVEPAPEARALGATCGGVRVWSLYVPNGRTLTDPHLQYKLEWLEALRVSAAGWLTEDAEAPVALVGDWNIAPQDDDVWDMSVFSHSTHVSEPERAAFRGVVEAGFTDVVRPYTPGPGVYTYWDYTQLRFPRREGMRIDFALCSPALARRVTGASIDREERKGKGASDHAPVVVELAD, encoded by the coding sequence GTGCGCCTGGCCACCTGGAACGTCAACTCCATCCGCAGCCGAGCCGACCGGGTGGAGGCCTGGCTGCAGCGCAGCGACGTCGACGTCCTGGCGCTGCAGGAGACCAAGTGCAAGGACGAGCAGTTCCCGGAGGAGCGCTTCCGGGCGCTGGGCTACGACGTCGTGCACGTCGGCCACTCGCAGTGGAACGGCGTGGCGCTGCTCTCCCGGGTGGGGCTCACCGACGTCCAGGTGGGCTTCCCCGGCATGCCCTCCTGGTCGTCGAAGGAGGGCGTGGAGCCCGCCCCCGAGGCCCGTGCGCTGGGCGCGACCTGCGGCGGTGTGCGGGTGTGGAGCCTCTACGTGCCCAACGGCCGCACGCTCACCGACCCGCACCTGCAGTACAAGCTGGAGTGGCTCGAGGCGCTGCGGGTGAGCGCCGCCGGCTGGCTGACCGAGGACGCCGAGGCGCCGGTGGCCCTGGTCGGCGACTGGAACATCGCACCCCAGGACGACGACGTCTGGGACATGTCGGTGTTCAGCCACTCCACGCACGTCTCCGAGCCCGAGCGGGCCGCGTTCCGGGGCGTCGTCGAGGCGGGGTTCACCGACGTCGTCCGGCCCTACACGCCGGGACCCGGCGTCTACACCTACTGGGACTACACCCAGCTGCGGTTCCCCCGGCGCGAGGGCATGCGCATCGACTTCGCGCTCTGCTCCCCCGCCCTGGCCCGCCGGGTCACCGGTGCCTCGATCGACCGCGAGGAGCGCAAGGGCAAGGGCGCCAGCGACCACGCCCCGGTCGTCGTCGAGCTGGCCGACTAG
- a CDS encoding acyl-ACP desaturase translates to MSRTPLEAALLTELEPVVAENLDRHIKLAQEWHPHDYVPWSEGRDFAFLGGEDWSPEQSRLDETAKAAMFTNLLTEDNLPSYHREIATRFGRDGAWGTWVGRWTAEENRHGIALRDYLVVTRGVDPVELERARMDYMIEGYDSGDKTPLEAVAYVSFQELATRVSHRNTGKATGDPIADKLLTRIAKDENLHMVFYRNIVSAAFEIEPDATMRAVADEVMRFEMPGASMAGFRKNSVIIAKAGIYDLRLHHDDVISPVLRAWKVFERTDLGPEGEKAREELAQFMVGLDAQATKFVESRDRMRARMQARMDEKLTPLPQ, encoded by the coding sequence GTGTCCCGGACGCCGCTGGAGGCAGCGCTGCTGACCGAGCTCGAGCCGGTCGTGGCCGAGAACCTCGACCGCCACATCAAGCTCGCCCAGGAGTGGCACCCGCACGACTACGTCCCGTGGTCGGAGGGGCGCGACTTCGCCTTCCTCGGCGGTGAGGACTGGTCCCCGGAGCAGTCCCGGCTGGACGAGACCGCCAAGGCGGCGATGTTCACCAACCTGCTGACCGAGGACAACCTGCCCAGCTACCACCGGGAGATCGCCACCCGGTTCGGCCGGGACGGCGCGTGGGGCACCTGGGTCGGCCGCTGGACGGCGGAGGAGAACCGGCACGGCATCGCGCTGCGCGACTACCTCGTGGTCACCCGCGGCGTCGACCCGGTCGAGCTCGAGCGGGCCCGGATGGACTACATGATCGAGGGCTACGACTCGGGGGACAAGACGCCGCTCGAGGCGGTCGCCTACGTCTCCTTCCAGGAGCTGGCGACCCGGGTCAGCCACCGCAACACCGGCAAGGCCACCGGCGACCCGATCGCGGACAAGCTCCTCACCCGGATCGCCAAGGACGAGAACCTGCACATGGTCTTCTACCGGAACATCGTCTCGGCGGCCTTCGAGATCGAGCCGGACGCCACCATGCGCGCCGTCGCCGACGAGGTCATGCGGTTCGAGATGCCCGGCGCCTCGATGGCCGGTTTCCGCAAGAACTCCGTGATCATCGCCAAGGCCGGCATCTACGACCTGCGGCTGCACCACGACGACGTGATCTCGCCGGTGCTGCGTGCCTGGAAGGTGTTCGAGCGCACGGACCTCGGCCCGGAGGGCGAGAAGGCACGGGAGGAGCTGGCCCAGTTCATGGTGGGCCTGGACGCGCAGGCGACCAAGTTCGTGGAGAGCCGCGACCGGATGCGCGCCCGCATGCAGGCCCGGATGGACGAGAAGCTGACGCCGCTCCCGCAGTAG
- a CDS encoding LCP family protein translates to MWSPGDTEWIDPTAVRDYTGLPLAGESRGSRRTYGRHAAPGFGSALGYTVLGALLPGTAFLASGRRRLGAVVLTVFLLLLAGGVWLATAGRGEAIRLAVDSTALVVAIGGVVLLALAWLVVVVGGYRAVLPRGARGWQHALGVLVVLLLCAGVVAPAAKVVQIASAQRDLVDTVFADEDSATVTAPVDESRPFGDKEEVNILLLGGDGGSDREGVRTDTVIVANVQTDTGATTLFSLPRNLEDLPFPADSPLAAVYPDGFDAGSESESLLNAVYRNGPAAHPDILGPTADPGADFLKLGVGEALGLHIDYYVLVNLDGFSRLVDALGGITVNVNYYVPIGGEPTLGTLPDDYIAPGPDQRMDGPTALAYSRGRFGLTDYQRMDRQRCVLNAIVKAANPVTLLTRFQELAATTQDIVSTDVPQDLLGDVVDVAMKVKDNAIRSVVFDDTVIRPAYPDYGLIRTLVQQALAPATDTGSTASAPAPSSSSAAPAPPAPSTPAGNTAAGSADTVTDACAYDPVQAQAALAAGEPPTR, encoded by the coding sequence GTGTGGTCCCCGGGCGACACGGAGTGGATCGACCCGACCGCCGTCCGTGACTACACCGGTCTCCCGCTGGCGGGGGAGTCCCGCGGGAGCCGCCGCACCTACGGCCGGCACGCGGCCCCGGGCTTCGGCTCGGCCCTCGGCTACACCGTGCTGGGGGCGCTGCTGCCCGGCACGGCCTTCCTGGCCAGTGGCCGCCGCCGGCTGGGTGCCGTCGTCCTCACCGTCTTCCTGCTCCTCCTGGCCGGAGGGGTCTGGCTGGCCACGGCCGGCCGGGGCGAGGCCATCCGGCTCGCCGTCGACTCGACCGCGCTGGTGGTCGCCATCGGCGGGGTCGTCCTGCTGGCGCTGGCCTGGCTGGTCGTCGTGGTCGGCGGCTACCGGGCGGTGCTCCCCCGCGGTGCCCGCGGCTGGCAGCACGCGCTCGGCGTGCTGGTCGTGCTCCTGCTCTGCGCCGGCGTGGTGGCCCCCGCCGCGAAGGTGGTGCAGATCGCCTCCGCCCAGCGCGACCTGGTCGACACCGTCTTCGCCGACGAGGACAGCGCCACCGTCACCGCACCGGTCGACGAGTCGCGCCCCTTCGGCGACAAGGAGGAGGTCAACATCCTCCTGCTCGGCGGCGACGGCGGGTCCGACCGCGAGGGCGTGCGCACCGACACGGTCATCGTCGCCAACGTGCAGACCGACACCGGCGCCACCACGCTGTTCAGCCTGCCCCGCAACCTCGAGGACCTCCCCTTCCCGGCCGACAGCCCGCTCGCCGCGGTGTACCCCGACGGGTTCGACGCCGGCAGCGAGAGCGAGAGCCTCCTCAACGCGGTGTACCGCAACGGCCCGGCCGCGCACCCGGACATCCTCGGCCCCACCGCCGACCCGGGCGCCGACTTCCTCAAGCTCGGCGTCGGCGAGGCCCTCGGCCTGCACATCGACTACTACGTGCTGGTCAACCTCGACGGCTTCAGCCGGCTCGTCGACGCGCTCGGCGGCATCACGGTCAACGTGAACTACTACGTGCCGATCGGCGGCGAGCCCACCCTCGGCACGCTGCCCGACGACTACATCGCGCCGGGGCCCGACCAGCGGATGGACGGCCCGACGGCGCTGGCGTACTCCCGGGGCCGGTTCGGCCTCACCGACTACCAGCGGATGGACCGCCAGCGCTGCGTGCTCAACGCCATCGTGAAGGCGGCGAACCCGGTGACGCTGCTGACCCGGTTCCAGGAGCTGGCCGCCACCACCCAGGACATCGTCTCCACCGACGTCCCGCAGGACCTGCTGGGCGACGTCGTCGACGTGGCGATGAAGGTGAAGGACAACGCGATCCGCAGCGTCGTCTTCGACGACACGGTGATCCGCCCCGCCTACCCGGACTACGGCCTGATCCGCACGCTGGTGCAGCAGGCGCTGGCCCCGGCCACGGACACCGGGAGCACGGCGTCCGCGCCGGCGCCGTCCTCCTCGTCGGCGGCCCCCGCGCCGCCCGCGCCGAGCACGCCGGCCGGCAACACCGCGGCGGGTTCGGCCGACACCGTCACCGACGCGTGCGCCTACGACCCGGTGCAGGCCCAGGCAGCGCTCGCGGCGGGCGAGCCCCCGACCCGCTGA
- a CDS encoding LUD domain-containing protein: MSARDDVLGRIRQALGPERATPAEVTRDYRLTDGRPAGDPALLELLVDRVEDYRATVLRCSPAAIGATVRAALDQGLGAGWTAGDVVVAPGLAEAWRPAGCDVDDDRPAVQLADRAASVTAVAVGIAETGTLVLDGSAACGRRALSLLPDCLVCVVTADQVVGSVPEGLARLDPLRPLTMVSGPSATSDIELQRVEGVHGPRTLVVVLAG, encoded by the coding sequence GTGAGCGCCCGGGACGACGTCCTCGGCCGGATCCGCCAGGCGCTCGGGCCGGAGCGGGCCACCCCGGCCGAGGTGACCCGCGACTACCGGCTCACCGACGGCCGGCCCGCGGGTGACCCGGCGCTGCTGGAGCTGCTCGTCGACCGGGTCGAGGACTACCGGGCCACCGTGCTGCGCTGCTCGCCCGCGGCGATCGGCGCCACCGTCCGCGCCGCGCTGGACCAGGGGCTCGGCGCGGGCTGGACGGCCGGCGACGTCGTCGTCGCCCCCGGGCTGGCCGAGGCGTGGCGCCCGGCGGGCTGCGACGTGGACGACGACCGCCCGGCGGTGCAGCTGGCCGACCGCGCCGCCTCGGTGACCGCGGTCGCGGTCGGCATCGCCGAGACCGGCACGCTCGTGCTGGACGGCTCCGCGGCCTGCGGACGGCGGGCGCTGTCGTTGCTGCCGGACTGCCTCGTCTGCGTGGTCACCGCCGACCAGGTGGTGGGCAGCGTGCCCGAGGGCCTGGCCCGGCTCGACCCGCTGCGCCCGCTGACCATGGTCAGCGGGCCGTCGGCGACCAGCGACATCGAGCTGCAGCGGGTCGAGGGCGTGCACGGGCCCCGCACCCTCGTGGTCGTGCTGGCCGGCTGA
- a CDS encoding LutB/LldF family L-lactate oxidation iron-sulfur protein has product MTATVPPKAPTFLGLPTAPRGVGHLRGDQSFPDAARGALRDGQLRANLGHATSTIRGKRARVVAELPDWAQLREAGRALKAATMARLDDHLEELERQVTARGGVVHWARDANEANEIVTRLVLATGASEVVKVKSMATQEIGLNEALEAAGLDVFETDLAELIVQLGDDQPSHILVPAIHKNRAEIREIFARTIPGVDPGLTDDPRKLAMAARTHLRERFLRARVAVSGANFAVAETGTLTVVESEGNGRMCLTLPETLITVMGIEKVVPTWRDLEVFLQLLPRSSTGERMNPYTSTWAGVTPGDGPQEFHLVLLDNGRTAVLADEVGREALHCIRCSACLNVCPVYERAGGHSYGSVYPGPIGAILSPQLTGVEDNASLPYASSLCGACYDVCPVAIDIPSILVHLRAEHVEAQQRPTAEGVAFKALARAMSNPRLWHLAQRAGKLGRLLSRGRPTLPNALPPPVSAWTRSRDLPTPPRETFVEQWTREHRGGRS; this is encoded by the coding sequence ATGACCGCGACCGTGCCCCCGAAGGCACCGACCTTCCTGGGCCTGCCGACCGCACCCCGGGGCGTCGGCCACCTGCGCGGCGACCAGTCCTTCCCGGACGCCGCCCGGGGCGCGCTGCGCGACGGCCAGCTGCGGGCCAACCTGGGCCACGCGACCAGCACGATCCGCGGCAAGCGCGCCCGGGTGGTCGCCGAGCTGCCCGACTGGGCGCAGCTGCGCGAGGCCGGCCGGGCGCTCAAGGCCGCCACGATGGCCCGGCTGGACGACCACCTGGAGGAGCTCGAGCGCCAGGTGACCGCCCGCGGCGGCGTCGTCCACTGGGCCCGGGACGCCAACGAGGCCAACGAGATCGTCACCCGGCTGGTGCTGGCCACCGGCGCGTCCGAGGTGGTCAAGGTCAAGTCGATGGCCACCCAGGAGATCGGGCTGAACGAGGCGCTGGAGGCCGCCGGGCTCGACGTCTTCGAGACCGACCTGGCCGAGCTGATCGTGCAGCTGGGCGACGACCAGCCGAGCCACATCCTGGTGCCGGCGATCCACAAGAACCGGGCCGAGATCCGGGAGATCTTCGCCCGCACCATCCCCGGCGTCGACCCCGGCCTCACCGACGACCCGCGCAAGCTCGCGATGGCCGCCCGCACCCACCTGCGCGAGCGGTTCCTGCGCGCGCGGGTGGCGGTCAGCGGGGCGAACTTCGCCGTCGCCGAGACCGGCACGCTCACCGTGGTCGAGAGCGAGGGCAACGGCCGGATGTGCCTCACGCTGCCCGAGACGCTGATCACCGTGATGGGCATCGAGAAGGTGGTGCCGACCTGGCGCGACCTCGAGGTCTTCCTGCAGCTGCTCCCCCGCTCCTCCACCGGCGAGCGGATGAACCCCTACACGTCGACCTGGGCCGGGGTCACACCCGGCGACGGGCCGCAGGAGTTCCACCTGGTGCTGCTGGACAACGGCCGGACGGCGGTGCTCGCCGACGAGGTGGGCCGGGAGGCGCTGCACTGCATCCGCTGCTCGGCCTGCCTCAACGTCTGCCCGGTCTACGAGCGCGCCGGCGGCCACTCCTACGGCTCGGTCTACCCCGGCCCGATCGGCGCGATCCTCTCCCCGCAGCTGACCGGGGTCGAGGACAACGCCTCGCTGCCCTACGCCTCCTCCCTCTGTGGCGCCTGCTACGACGTCTGCCCGGTGGCCATCGACATCCCCTCGATCCTGGTCCACCTGCGCGCCGAGCACGTCGAGGCCCAGCAGCGGCCGACGGCGGAGGGCGTGGCGTTCAAGGCGCTGGCCCGGGCGATGTCGAACCCGCGGCTCTGGCACCTCGCGCAGCGGGCGGGGAAGCTCGGCCGGCTGCTGTCCCGGGGCAGGCCGACGCTGCCCAACGCGCTGCCGCCGCCGGTCTCGGCCTGGACCCGCAGCCGCGACCTGCCCACCCCGCCGCGGGAGACGTTCGTCGAGCAGTGGACGCGGGAGCACCGCGGGGGCCGGTCGTGA
- a CDS encoding (Fe-S)-binding protein: protein MRVSLFATCLVDTLTPSVAHATASLLQRLGHEVVVPRGQACCGQMHVNTGYRREAVSIVANHVRAFEGAEAIVAPSGSCVASIHHQQAAVARRAGDEGLARAAEELAGRTYELSQLLVDVLGVTDVGAYYPHRVTYHPTCHSLRLLQVGDRPYQLLRAVRGLELVELPGAEQCCGFGGTFAVKNADTSTAMLTDKMANVLSTHAEVCTAGDASCLMHIGGGLSRLRAGTRTVHLAEILASTEEAVTPQQSTKPAVTA, encoded by the coding sequence ATGCGCGTCTCGCTGTTCGCCACCTGCCTGGTGGACACCCTGACCCCGTCGGTGGCCCACGCCACCGCCTCGCTGCTGCAGCGGCTGGGGCACGAGGTCGTGGTGCCCCGCGGGCAGGCCTGCTGCGGGCAGATGCACGTCAACACCGGCTACCGCCGGGAGGCCGTGTCCATCGTGGCCAACCACGTGCGGGCCTTCGAGGGCGCGGAGGCGATCGTCGCGCCGTCCGGCTCGTGCGTCGCCTCGATCCACCACCAGCAGGCCGCCGTGGCCCGCCGGGCGGGCGACGAGGGGCTGGCCCGGGCGGCCGAGGAGCTGGCCGGGCGCACCTACGAGCTGTCCCAGCTCCTGGTCGACGTCCTGGGCGTCACCGACGTCGGCGCCTACTACCCGCACCGGGTCACCTACCACCCGACCTGCCACTCGCTGCGGCTGCTGCAGGTGGGCGACCGGCCGTACCAGCTGCTGCGGGCGGTGCGCGGGCTGGAGCTGGTCGAGCTGCCCGGGGCCGAGCAGTGCTGCGGCTTCGGCGGCACCTTCGCGGTGAAGAACGCCGACACCTCGACGGCGATGCTCACCGACAAGATGGCCAACGTGCTGTCGACGCACGCCGAGGTGTGCACCGCCGGCGACGCGTCCTGCCTGATGCACATCGGCGGCGGCCTCTCCCGGCTGCGCGCCGGCACCCGCACGGTCCACCTGGCCGAGATCCTCGCCTCCACGGAGGAAGCCGTGACCCCCCAGCAGTCCACGAAGCCGGCGGTGACCGCATGA
- a CDS encoding VOC family protein, with protein sequence MTSIHVDDQDRALRFYTDVLGFVTKHDIPMGEHRWITVVSPEAPDGVELVLEPAGHPAVRPYTEALVADGIPFTAFAVDDVQAEYERLTAAGVAFTQPPVAMGPVTTAVLDDTCGNLIQLVAM encoded by the coding sequence GGCGCTGCGGTTCTACACCGACGTGCTCGGCTTCGTGACCAAGCACGACATCCCGATGGGCGAGCACCGGTGGATCACCGTCGTCTCCCCGGAGGCGCCCGACGGCGTGGAGCTGGTGCTCGAGCCCGCCGGGCACCCCGCGGTCCGGCCGTACACGGAGGCGCTGGTCGCCGACGGGATCCCGTTCACCGCGTTCGCCGTCGACGACGTGCAGGCCGAGTACGAGCGGCTGACCGCGGCAGGCGTGGCCTTCACCCAGCCGCCGGTCGCGATGGGCCCGGTCACCACCGCCGTCCTGGACGACACCTGCGGGAACCTGATCCAGCTCGTCGCCATGTGA